A genomic region of Staphylococcus roterodami contains the following coding sequences:
- the yjbH gene encoding protease adaptor protein YjbH translates to MAGELRIMENKSREDFNLSPVSKIEIYSFFDPFSSDCFKLSAILSKLRIEYNQYIRIRHILNPSLKVLTKCQAQSTSNFDNIALAYKAAELQGRVRAERFIHLMQNEIIPKRDIITESMICDCIQNAGIDLEVFKDDLQKSKLTESLKIDLHIAREMEIEQAPSLVFFSEDVHEEGLKVEGLYPYHIYTYIINELMGKPIEKNLPPKLETYIQQQQLVTMEELLTIYEWPEKLLNKELKKLAIQQKIEKLKYPDGDFWKSKMPKIKSK, encoded by the coding sequence ATGGCTGGAGAATTACGAATAATGGAAAATAAGAGTCGTGAAGATTTTAATCTATCACCTGTAAGTAAAATCGAGATTTATTCATTTTTCGATCCATTTAGCTCCGATTGCTTTAAATTATCAGCAATCTTATCAAAATTAAGAATTGAATATAATCAATATATACGTATTAGACATATATTAAATCCTTCTTTAAAGGTACTAACAAAATGTCAGGCTCAAAGTACATCAAACTTTGACAATATCGCTTTAGCATATAAAGCTGCTGAGTTACAAGGTCGCGTGCGTGCCGAACGTTTTATACATTTAATGCAAAATGAAATCATACCAAAACGGGATATCATTACTGAATCAATGATATGTGATTGTATTCAAAATGCTGGTATTGATTTAGAAGTTTTTAAAGATGACTTACAAAAGAGCAAATTAACAGAAAGCTTGAAAATAGATTTGCATATAGCACGAGAAATGGAAATCGAACAAGCCCCTTCCCTAGTATTCTTTAGTGAAGATGTTCATGAAGAAGGCTTAAAAGTCGAAGGTTTATATCCTTATCATATTTATACTTATATTATCAATGAATTGATGGGTAAACCTATCGAAAAGAATCTTCCACCTAAATTAGAAACATATATCCAACAACAACAACTTGTAACGATGGAAGAATTATTAACGATTTATGAATGGCCTGAAAAGCTTTTAAACAAAGAACTAAAGAAACTAGCTATACAACAAAAAATCGAAAAACTTAAATATCCAGATGGTGACTTTTGGAAATCAAAAATGCCTAAAATCAAATCAAAATAA